A stretch of Plesiomonas shigelloides DNA encodes these proteins:
- a CDS encoding carbon starvation CstA family protein — protein sequence MRTLKEWGLWLLIALAGAAAFGTLALHRGESINAIWLITAAVSCYLIAYRFYSRFIANKVLELNGQRLTPAARHNDGLDYVPTNKWVLFGHHFAAIAGAGPLVGPVLAAQMGYLPGTLWILVGVMFAGAVQDFIVLFISTRRDGKSLGEIIKAELGPVGGVIASIGILMIMVILLAVLALVVVKALVGSPWGSFTIAATIPLAVFMGVYMRYIRPGKIAEISLIGFVLLMLAIVYGEDVAQSSFASWFTLDGKALAWSLIIYGFIASVLPVWLLLAPRDYLSTFLKIGTIVGLALGIIVVAPDMQMPSVTRFIDGSGPVFAGNLFPFLFITIACGAISGFHSLVSSGTTPKMLENETHARAIGYGAMLMESFVAMMALIAACVLEPGVYFAMNSPAALIGTTPQEAAAAISQWGFVVTPEMLSQMAKDVGEQTILSRTGGAPTLAVGMAHILSQVFGGAGMMAFWYHFAILFEALFILTTIDAGTRVCRFMIQDLLGTFFKPLGNTDSLPANLLATTLAVSGWGYFLYQGVIDPLGGINTLWPLFGIANQMLAGMALILCTTVLIKMKKLRFAWITALPCVWVLTTTLYSGWLKIFSENPKIGFLAHAEKFNQAAASGTVLAPAKTLEQMQQVIFNDYVNSALSALFISVVLAMLFFGVRASLQAMRLPHPSAKETPAQFQHDAS from the coding sequence ATGCGCACACTCAAGGAATGGGGGCTGTGGCTCCTGATCGCACTGGCCGGTGCCGCCGCTTTTGGCACCTTAGCCCTGCACCGCGGGGAAAGTATCAATGCGATTTGGCTGATCACCGCAGCGGTCTCTTGCTACCTGATTGCCTACCGCTTTTACAGCCGCTTTATTGCCAATAAGGTGTTGGAGTTAAATGGCCAGCGCCTGACGCCCGCTGCGCGACACAATGATGGGTTGGATTATGTCCCGACCAACAAATGGGTGCTGTTCGGCCACCACTTTGCCGCCATTGCCGGCGCCGGCCCGTTAGTCGGACCGGTCCTGGCCGCGCAAATGGGCTATTTACCCGGTACTTTGTGGATTTTGGTCGGCGTAATGTTTGCTGGCGCAGTACAAGATTTTATCGTGCTGTTTATCTCCACCCGGCGCGACGGTAAATCGCTTGGAGAGATCATCAAAGCCGAATTAGGCCCAGTGGGCGGGGTCATTGCCTCGATTGGGATCTTAATGATCATGGTGATTTTGCTGGCGGTACTGGCGCTGGTGGTGGTGAAAGCGCTGGTTGGCAGCCCGTGGGGCAGCTTCACCATTGCTGCAACCATCCCACTGGCGGTCTTCATGGGCGTTTACATGCGTTATATTCGCCCCGGGAAAATTGCCGAAATCTCACTGATTGGTTTTGTGCTGTTAATGCTGGCGATTGTGTACGGTGAAGATGTCGCCCAAAGCAGCTTTGCCAGCTGGTTTACCCTAGATGGTAAGGCCCTGGCTTGGTCATTGATCATCTACGGTTTTATCGCCTCGGTATTGCCGGTGTGGTTGCTGTTGGCGCCGCGTGATTACCTGTCTACCTTCCTCAAAATCGGCACCATTGTCGGGCTGGCATTAGGCATCATAGTGGTGGCACCCGACATGCAAATGCCGTCCGTCACCCGTTTTATTGACGGCAGCGGGCCAGTATTTGCCGGTAACCTATTCCCGTTCCTGTTTATCACCATCGCCTGTGGTGCAATCTCCGGTTTCCACTCGCTGGTCTCCTCCGGCACAACACCGAAAATGCTGGAAAATGAAACCCATGCGCGCGCCATTGGCTATGGTGCGATGTTGATGGAATCCTTTGTCGCCATGATGGCGCTGATTGCAGCCTGTGTGCTGGAGCCGGGCGTCTATTTTGCCATGAACTCACCTGCGGCGCTGATTGGTACCACACCGCAAGAAGCGGCGGCGGCGATCAGTCAGTGGGGCTTTGTGGTCACGCCAGAAATGCTGAGCCAAATGGCGAAGGATGTGGGTGAGCAGACTATTTTGTCGCGCACCGGTGGCGCACCTACGCTGGCGGTGGGCATGGCGCATATTCTGTCGCAGGTGTTTGGTGGCGCGGGCATGATGGCGTTCTGGTATCACTTTGCCATCTTGTTCGAAGCGCTGTTTATTCTGACCACCATTGATGCCGGTACCCGCGTTTGCCGTTTTATGATCCAAGATTTGCTGGGCACCTTTTTCAAACCGCTGGGAAATACCGATTCTCTGCCGGCCAACCTGCTAGCCACTACGCTGGCGGTGAGCGGCTGGGGTTACTTCTTGTATCAAGGCGTGATTGATCCGCTGGGTGGCATCAATACCCTGTGGCCACTGTTTGGCATCGCCAACCAGATGCTGGCGGGCATGGCGTTAATTTTGTGTACCACCGTCTTGATCAAGATGAAAAAACTGCGTTTTGCGTGGATCACGGCCCTGCCTTGCGTGTGGGTACTGACCACGACCTTGTACTCCGGCTGGCTGAAGATCTTCAGTGAGAATCCAAAAATTGGTTTTCTGGCCCATGCTGAGAAATTCAATCAAGCCGCCGCCAGTGGCACCGTACTGGCCCCGGCCAAAACGTTAGAGCAGATGCAACAGGTCATTTTCAATGATTACGTGAACAGCGCCCTGAGCGCGCTCTTTATCAGTGTGGTACTGGCGATGCTGTTCTTCGGCGTACGCGCATCATTGCAAGCCATGCGCCTGCCCCACCCGAGCGCCAAAGAAACGCCGGCTCAATTTCAACATGATGCGTCATAA
- a CDS encoding inorganic triphosphatase: protein MNTEIELKFIVDPAMKPALYRLLQDWQTSEHRTRHLINTYYDTQAQNLRQARMGLRVRTIGEQHVQTLKTDGTVVAGLHQRPEFNVPLTEPRPELARFSEAGHDISWPTQWDLAAIQDSLQPLFNTDFEREQWLVTAADGSQIELAWDQGSITAGERQTPICEIELELVIGDANALFTLAQALCALGGLRQGQDSKAARGYRLAAGEPEPRCPRLPAFTLQRKMTLEQAFVQVLSGLLGHWQRAEADIARLDEQGAALAVRALQAMRDDLTFIRQWLTLFGRYIPRKASAALRQEMQWLEEQLAGSARWLWLDQSVSEGRREQLQAQTGPFPLAHYQQLLLSPRYAALLLAFNHWLAFSTWQRFTDDAGQKALAAPVKRFADTQLGRHWSEMKSRLGGRHPLSVRQYLDQAPVVQRFNEVALAFAALYPQDEAQFFMAEVQRFGAQLASLQARETERRLLAVSMATVDEAETSSVWLANSVTALEQEQAELAATLEAARPTLLSAAGYWF, encoded by the coding sequence ATGAATACTGAGATTGAGTTAAAGTTTATTGTCGACCCAGCGATGAAACCGGCACTGTATCGCCTGTTGCAGGATTGGCAGACCAGTGAGCACCGTACCCGCCACCTGATCAATACCTATTATGATACGCAAGCGCAAAATTTGCGTCAGGCAAGAATGGGATTACGGGTGCGTACCATTGGCGAGCAACATGTCCAGACCCTGAAAACCGATGGCACTGTAGTTGCCGGTTTACATCAGCGCCCAGAGTTTAATGTCCCGTTGACAGAGCCGCGCCCAGAGTTAGCCCGTTTTAGTGAGGCTGGCCATGACATCAGTTGGCCGACGCAGTGGGATCTGGCGGCGATCCAAGATAGCTTACAGCCGCTGTTTAACACGGATTTTGAGCGTGAGCAGTGGCTGGTTACTGCCGCAGATGGCAGCCAAATTGAGCTGGCTTGGGATCAGGGCAGCATTACGGCTGGCGAGCGTCAAACCCCCATTTGTGAAATTGAACTGGAGTTGGTGATCGGCGATGCGAACGCCTTGTTTACCCTAGCGCAGGCTCTGTGTGCGCTCGGCGGCCTGCGGCAAGGACAAGACAGTAAAGCCGCGCGTGGCTATCGCTTGGCTGCTGGGGAGCCAGAGCCGCGCTGCCCACGTCTGCCGGCGTTTACCTTGCAGCGCAAAATGACGCTAGAGCAGGCATTTGTGCAAGTGCTATCTGGCTTACTTGGCCACTGGCAGCGTGCCGAAGCGGATATCGCGCGTCTTGATGAACAGGGTGCTGCTTTGGCGGTGCGGGCATTACAGGCCATGCGTGATGATCTGACCTTTATCCGTCAGTGGCTGACGTTGTTTGGCCGTTATATTCCTCGCAAAGCCAGCGCCGCTTTACGCCAGGAGATGCAGTGGCTGGAAGAGCAATTGGCCGGCAGTGCTCGTTGGTTGTGGTTGGATCAGAGCGTGTCGGAGGGGCGTCGCGAGCAGTTGCAGGCGCAAACTGGCCCGTTCCCACTGGCGCATTATCAGCAGTTACTGTTGAGCCCGCGTTATGCTGCGCTGTTGCTGGCCTTTAACCACTGGTTGGCGTTCAGTACTTGGCAGCGCTTTACCGATGATGCTGGGCAAAAAGCGCTGGCTGCGCCAGTGAAGCGTTTTGCCGATACCCAGCTGGGGCGGCATTGGTCAGAGATGAAGAGCCGATTGGGTGGCCGACATCCACTGAGCGTACGCCAATATCTGGACCAAGCGCCGGTAGTGCAGCGCTTTAACGAAGTGGCACTGGCTTTTGCGGCGCTTTATCCGCAGGATGAGGCCCAGTTTTTTATGGCCGAGGTGCAACGCTTTGGCGCGCAGCTCGCCAGCCTACAGGCACGGGAAACCGAGCGCCGTTTACTGGCGGTGAGCATGGCGACAGTCGATGAAGCGGAAACCTCGTCGGTGTGGTTGGCAAACAGTGTGACGGCGTTGGAGCAAGAGCAAGCCGAATTGGCCGCGACATTGGAAGCAGCGCGACCCACGCTGCTCAGCGCCGCCGGTTATTGGTTCTGA
- a CDS encoding YbdD/YjiX family protein: MRQISIPRVKIQAIYQRMAETARLMVGIPDYARYTAHMREQHPELPVLSEADFHRACIDARYPGKKGKLSKCPC; the protein is encoded by the coding sequence ATGCGCCAGATATCCATACCGCGGGTAAAAATACAGGCGATTTACCAACGGATGGCCGAAACGGCTCGCTTAATGGTCGGCATTCCTGACTATGCCCGTTATACTGCCCACATGCGTGAGCAGCATCCGGAGCTACCGGTATTGAGCGAGGCGGATTTTCATCGCGCCTGCATTGATGCTCGTTATCCGGGTAAAAAAGGCAAGCTCAGTAAATGCCCGTGCTAA